The sequence GGATGGGCTCTATCCATTAGTTCTGCTAAAGGGAGATGAAGTTACCAGTGTAGAAAACTCCCCACCCACCCCTACATTCCTGCAGGCTAAACTGCTATCCCTTCACCTGCTCtggtccgtccatccatccagcccCCCAGACAGTGTGTTGACACGTAGAAAGCGTGCCAGTTCAACTTTACCATTCCCCTCTGAGGTTGCAAGGGTCCCACTTTTCTGGGCACTGTTTAGAGGATTTGCTTTGTGTTGTGACGATAGCAGGGGAGTTAAACAAGCATAACCCCCAAACTCATGGGCCACAATATTTGCAACTGATAAGCAACAGGACGTTGACGTTAAACTGAGGGATATCTTTCCAAGGGCTGCCGATACTTCAGCGTGATAAGGGAAGGGAAAAGGCGGCCAGATTGGGACATTCAGGAAGCAATCCATGTAATTTCAGAGAAACTGCCCAACACTGAACTAACTTAACctcaaaacacaacattttctcttccaATCAGTGAGCTGCCCTACAGCTATCACCACAGAGGATTGCCCAACAGGCAACCAGCCAGCTGGACTTGATAGAGACATTGTTTTACAGCCTGAAAACACCCTGCATATCCACAACAAGGTCACAAACCACTGTATAGGGAAATATGACCACGACCATATGACAGATTAATCTCTTCCATCTACTGTCTTTCTTTGTCTCATTATGTATTCCTTTCTCTCAATAGCTATACTCATATTGCTGGCAGGCTTTCCCCTTCAATAGCACTGTCCCATTCCCATTTATAAAAGTGGTCTAAACTGTTTGGCGAACATGACAAGGAGCACAATATGCAGGTGGACTTACCGGAGTGAGGAGCTCAGGGGTGGAGATGGGTGAGCTGTCGCTGTTCAGCTTTATCCCACTGCCCAAGTCAAAGTCACAGATCTTGACTGGGGAAATCTGACAAAAGGGATACAATGTTCAGAATCATTAAAATGCATCTACAGTTTGACTGAATTCATATAATTTTGTATGGAATATCTATTTGTGGGGCCAGAGATTTCaattgtcatttatcattacCAGGGCTCATGTCATCATTTTAGAGCACCTTATCACACTTAGTTATCAGATTAGTTGCCCTTTGAACTAATTGGGCTCAAACAGCTTTGTGGTAGACTCACCTTATCTGCACTCTTACAGAGGATGTTTTCGGGTTTCAGGTCTCTATGGGCCATTCCTAGAAAAGATAGGAAAGTCATCAGTCACTCTTTTTTGTGAGTAAGATCTGGCCATCGTGCCAGAAtcaagtaaaatgtatttttttatatttcatcagTTTAAAAACAACAAGCAAGCAATGTTTTACCAGCACCAACGAATAGGTTTTTTGTGTCCCTTGGCTAATTTAAACAAGAAATCATGCGAATATGGTCTATAACTACGTTACTAAAACCAATTTCATGATTGTTGGGCCTTTTTGGTGCTCATGAGGAGTAATAAAATTGCTCGCCATTTTGTCCGAGTGGTCTTACCCTTGTTATGCAGGAAATCTAGAGCGCTGGCGATGTCCTGCACGACAACACTGGCTTGCTGCTCACTGAAGTAACGTCTCTTGTGAATGTGTGCCAAGATCGACCCTAATAGAAGCAAACATGTGAGTATATCAGCTCTATTTTACAAGTAAAAAGCACAGAATGAATGTTTTccccacacagacacaaataacTGGCTACAGACTAGAGACTGCACATGCATTACaggaattttaaaaataaacaaagatcTGATGCAGGCATCCTGCAGCAGCTATAATTCACCTACCTCCTCTAAGCTTCTCAAACACCAGGTAGAATTTGTCTTCCTCTTCAAAGAACTCCACCAGCTCCAGGATGTTACtacagaaaaggaaaaaaacattatatgagCCAGCGTCAGAGTCATCTAGTGAACATTTACGGTGCATTTTCTACACTATCGAGTAAGAGGACTATAAGATTCATGACAAAAAGggtcagtcagtctgtagtACCGTCTCcatacattcatcaggtggcatTACTCTAGTTTGTCATGACAAAAAGGACATTACCTGTGGCCCTGGCACTGATAGAGCATCTCAACCTCACGGAAGACACGGCTGCGGCTGTGACCCGGTCTTTTCTCAATGATCTGTAACAGAACATTATAATTCAGCCacattatctaaaaaaaaaaaaacactgaacaaaTAAGTATTGACCTCCAGGTCTTCCACAGCAGTAggacaattttgaaaaatgctcTGATGGCTTAAGAAAAACCGAGCCAACCTGTGAGAGTTAATGTTTGGGTGAAGGACGTCGCCTCCTTGTGCGTCACAAAACCCCACCCGTGTTGTTTACTGTATAGCACAGATTATATACTCCATATAGAGAACTGGTTTCCTTCCAGACCAGTATTCTACTGATTTCCTACCTTTATCCCACACTGTGACACAGTTGTAAAGATAGTTTAACCTATTTTCAATGCTGCCTGCCAAAGCAGAGACAACTGAATGAGTATGTAACAAGTCATGCCACCTCTATATTTAGCACTTATTGTGTGACCCATATTTAATTCTTAAGCACTCTTAAAGAGTCATGTGTGTTCTTTGAAACATCCCATGGGCTTATCCAAAACTGTTTACGATAAACACAAAATGCTCGCTAAATATAACTTTGTGCTGCCTGGAACTAAACCACCGAGGGGCCACCAGCTGCACGATGCTCTGccaagagagacagaaagatagACTGCTGACACCAAAGCAAAAGGCCTGAATTTTCCAGCCCTGGTAGGTTATTGTCTGCTTGGGAGGCTGTGCATGTTTCTCTTCCTGGTAGCTGGATTACAGCTGCTATTGAAGCCCAGTGGGGCCAGAGTTGCAGTGTGTGTCTAGGATTAATAGACAGACAAGAGGCCTGTGAGCAGTCCAAAGCCTCTGCGCTGTTCCAGTCTGAGTCAGCAGCACAAACAGCCCCCAATCAGCTCACTTTCTCCCCATCACTACACAAGCCTCCCACCCTGGTAATGACGTGCAGATAAAGAAACGGCAAAACATATGACAAATGCATTATCAACATGATAAGTGGGTGGACAGTTATTGGAGAAGTACTAGATTTATGGTTGGTTATCCAAATCACAGATCAGAATCACAACCTGCAAAACAAGGCCCCACTAAGTCACGCTGCGTGTTCAATCATCAACCCAGGGTTGGGAAATAATACCTTTAAGGAGAATGATTTATTGGAGAACCAGAGCTTCAGATAGACATGCAATGCCCGGCCATCTACTCCCCTTTGGTGCAGAGGCTTTTGTTGCAATTGCAACACAAGGAGCCCACACATGCAACTCGCCCCAGTCTGGAGGGGGAGGGGAGAGACAGGACATCTGGCAGGAGCCCCCTCCGACTCCTAAATGACCTCCAATAACTACCGACCCCTGTGCCTCCCCATAACTGCAAAGTCCCAAGGGATCTACCAAACCATCCCGGGGTCAACAACGCTAACAGATCATGGTCACGATGACAGAATTTGTGCGCCGATTCCTCTGAAGTGGTATGATATGGACACCTGCTCTTTGGGGAGCTAGCCTTGAACCGTCTACATCTCATTTCAAACTTTAACAGAATTAAACTGCAAATAGGAATTAATTAGAAGTTCAAAaatttttattgtttatgtcCAGTGTCCCAATGGGATCAGTGGGTTAGTGGCCAAGAACATTAACAAAAACAAGCCCCAGTTCAACATTTCAGCAAAGAAAAATCTTTCACAATGTTTTGTTCCTAAAAATGAGGAAATGAGCATTATatagaaaaagcaaaaaaaaaaaaaaagggaagccCCTAGGAGTCAAGACATGTATTCACAAGTCCACACCCCATTTggacgagaaaaaagaaaatgtaccgAGCGAGAAGGAGAACAAAGCAGTGTAAACACCCTGGGTCACAACCCTCACCCGGcgcccctccttcctctctctgtgggTTTCGTTTTGGCACGGTTACGAGTACATTATGTTCTCACAACTAGCGTCCTCTGTAGGCAATAGGAGTAAAGAAAAGGGGTGGGTATATCCTTCCCAGCTCTGATAGGCTGGCCATCTGTAAAAACAGTGAGGGGAAGTGTCTAACAGCAGCTAGTGTTGCACactcagaaaagaaaaaaaacgagtGCAGCAGTAGCACAACACAGATTAGACCCTGCAGACATCCATTATAGGGAGCTGGACTAAGACACAAAAAGAACAAGTATCCTGCCCCCGGATCAGAACTTCCCTCAGCATGATTTCTAAAGAATGACCAGAGAAAAGAAGGAAACATGGACACAATGACGCACATCCCGTAGCAgagttttctgacatttagcTCCTCAACAGCAAGTAATGGCACAGGGCCCCTTCGTGTGCAAAGGCATTTCATTACTCAACTTGTATCTCAAAGTAAATGACAAAAGTAATCAAGCGCAGTCCTAGAAATGTAACGTCTCCATATTGATCACTACCCGTGGTGCCCCACACAGACAACAGGCAAGTGTTATGTGGCAACGACGACATTCACAGACTCGTGAGACAGCAGCACTGACGTGCAGGAATCAAGACGCCATGCACTATGGTCACGTTTTCAAATACATTACAGTCATCCATTaagtgtgtgaaaatgtctgcttTACTTACTTTAACAGCATACTCTTTGTTGGTGATGAGGTTGAAGCATGTTTGCACCCTGGCATAAGCGCCCTCTCCTAGTACCTCTTCGTGTAGTCTGTAGACATCTGTAATACGGAGTTTCACATGTTAGGAAAATACTCCACTTTATTGAAGAGCAGAATCTCTCTAAATTCCATCAATGTTTTATGAAGAGTTTTTATAAAGGCAACGTAATGATACTGGAAATAAAAGCTTTTACCCTCGAATCGTCCAGAGAAACTGTCAGTTGCCCGGCAACgctttttcttcttgtttctcTTCTTGGCATCGGGGATGTCGATAGGCTGGCTGGAAGGCATGTCTGTCAAAATAGGAGTGCCTACATTATCATGTGCTAGCGAGGAAACAACCCAAACAAACTCAAATAAAGCActacaagagaaaacaaaatataagGGTAATCGGAGTAGTGTAGTTGAGAGTaaacaacaaatacatttatgCCAAATTGGAGAAAGCAGCCTCAATGAATGAACTAGGTAACTCTTGGTGCAACCAAAGCATTATGGGTTACATTGACAGAACTCATGGATAATAAAGTTACAGTTTTCTTAAGCTAAAATACTCACCATATCTTGGGGAGGAATCAAAATTAAATGACGAATCAAGAAGATGGGATCCATTTTTAGTGAAGTCATCAGATTCAAAGGGATTTTTGCCCTagggaataataataacacatgcTTGTTAAGGTATGCAATCTAATCAATGAGGCATTTAGGTGAAAGGATCAATTGCTGGTCATAACTGATAAGAGCCTTTGTTATCTCCCATCCTGAAACCATAAACTAAACTCAAAACAGGAAAACAACCATATTGCACAGTCAGCCACCAAGTAATCCAAAGACCTACAGCAATCTATCCTAATAATACAAACCTGAGTCTTGCGAAATGCAAGTCACATTTCCTTTCCTCAACTCTTAGCTCCCACTCACTCCAGTCATACTTTTCATTAACTTGGACATACACGTGTGAACAGGCCACACAGCATATTTGTGGGACGTGGGAAGAGCCAACAGATGTGTTTATATATAGCGAGGTGAAGTCCCCCTCATACACATGCTGACAAATGTTGCTCTGATTATAGAGACTGATCgctgtatttcctcaacaaaCCTCACTCACCTTGAAGGAGCGGTGGAATCCAGTGACCTCGGTGATCTTATTTTGCACCATTTTTGCTTCGATTTGGGATGATTTGTTTTGGTAGATGTGCTGCGGCTGGCAGTGTGTTTTTGGGGATATATCAATTTGCCCTCACTCTGAAACAGAGAGTCGCAAATGATCACACACACTGCGCTGGCTGGTCAGCTTTGCTGCGGCGCTTTTTAAACGGGAGCCCTGTGGAGACACAATacaacacacatcaacacaactAATGGAGGCTAATAAACCTGACTAGAGCATAACAAcgcaacagctaacgttaactaacatGCTACCCATGTTTAGCTACGTAAATATACTCATTAAAAAACACTCTAGTTTGGTGTAAGAAACAAATAACAGTTTAACAGAGACGGTAGCGGCCGTTTGAACAGGGAGGCTAACGGTCGTTTAGCCAGCTAACCTTAACATGCGACCGCGTCACAACAACTGTCAAGTCGAGAGCACTGTTCGACCGTTAATGACCGTTAATGACAGATGCAATTTGCAAAACGTTAGCGACCGTTAAACTCTAACGTAAAAATGGATGCTTTTAGGCTAATAAACCTGACTATAGCAGAATAACGCAACAGCTAACGCTAACTAAGGTACGGTTACAGCGCTACCCATGTTTAGCAACGTAAATATACTCATTAAAATGCTATAGTTTGGTGTAACATAAGCAAATAATGTCCCACGCTTTTTTTTCAGTTGGTAGCGGCCGTTTAAGCAGGGAGGCTAACGGTCGTTTAGCCTGCTAATCTTAACATGCACAACAACTGTCAAGTCACAAGCACTGGTCGACCGTTAATGACCGATGCAACTTCAACATCACACAACAACGGTTAGCGACCGTTAACACTGTAACGTCACCGTAGTGTTGCGAGAACAACGGCTAACCGACATTTGAAAGTCGTCAAAACATGAATAACTGCCATCACAATTAATCAGTTTAAATGGATGATTTTAAGCTAATAAACCTGACCATAGCAGAATAAagcaacagctaacgttaactaacatGCTACCCATGTTTAGCAACGTAAATATACTCATTAAAATACTAGTTTGGtgtaagaaaaacaaataatgtcGGAAAGCCACGCTGTTTTCAGTTGGTAGCGGCCGTTTGAACAGGGAGGCTAACGTTCGTTTAGCCTGCTGACCTTAACATGTACAACAACTGTCAAGTCGACCGTTATGACCGTTAAGACCAATGCAACTTCAACGTCAAGACAACAAAAGGTTAGCGGCGTTAACACTGTAACGTCACCGTAGCGAGAACAACAGCTAACCGTTACATTTGAAAGTCGttaaaacaacatgaataaCTGCTTTAAAAAAGCTACTCACCCCGTTGTTAATTTTACAGCTCCAGTGTTAGCGTCGTTTGCTTGACCTACTGCTTCAAACAGCCGCAGAGGACGGTCGAGGGGGGCGAGGGAATCGCCTGATGGTGAGTGCGTTGGAAGGAAGGTGGCGAAAGAGGGAGCAGGAGGAGCTTTTATAACCTCCCTGCTGactcctccttgtctcctccctCCTCGGCTCAGCACTGCGTCAACAGGACTGGATGCGTCACGTGCTTTCTAGAAACGGATATGG comes from Sebastes fasciatus isolate fSebFas1 chromosome 5, fSebFas1.pri, whole genome shotgun sequence and encodes:
- the mknk2b gene encoding MAP kinase-interacting serine/threonine-protein kinase 2b — encoded protein: MVQNKITEVTGFHRSFKGKNPFESDDFTKNGSHLLDSSFNFDSSPRYDMPSSQPIDIPDAKKRNKKKKRCRATDSFSGRFEDVYRLHEEVLGEGAYARVQTCFNLITNKEYAVKIIEKRPGHSRSRVFREVEMLYQCQGHSNILELVEFFEEEDKFYLVFEKLRGGSILAHIHKRRYFSEQQASVVVQDIASALDFLHNKGMAHRDLKPENILCKSADKISPVKICDFDLGSGIKLNSDSSPISTPELLTPCGSAEYMAPEVVEAFSEEATIYDKRCDLWSLGVILYIMLSGYPPFVGRCGGDCGWELGEPCHTCQNTLFESIQEGKYEFPAKDWAHISSSAKDLISKLLVRDAKNRLSASQVLHHPWVQGGISDTLPTSILHQRTSKARDLTFFADKAMAVNRQLAEQDGMEDQQQQEVPFVVTATGSSMRLSPPSNSKLAKRRQQNSQLKGGPVSAAELRQLLAPLVIMGDCA